The Gemmatimonas sp. genome includes the window GCAGGGGCGGCGGTACGACCAGCACGGCCGTCAGTGCGACGGCTGTGGCAACGGCTGTGGCAACGGCAACGATGGCGGGGCGGAGGCGGAAAGAGAGCATGTGCGAATCTACGCGGGGATGGATTTCTCGCACGTGACCCTACTGGAACGCCGCGCGGTGCCGCATCGTCCATGAGATGCAATTCAGGACTCTTGTGCGCCTCGTCGGCAGCCTGCTTCTGGCGGCGTGTGCCGCCCCCGCCCCGCGGGTGGCGAAGCGTGCCCCGGCCACGGGCGCCGAGCGCGTGCTGGTGGTCATCAATACCCGCAGTGCCGCCAGTGATTCGGTGGGCCGCTACTATGCCAAGCGTCGAGGCATCGACCCGTCGCACATCGTGCGGCTGGCGCTACCGCTCGAGGATGAGATCGGCGACATCGCTTTTCAGACCGCGCTGGCGGCACCGGTCCGGGCGGCCATCGAGGCGCTGCCGGTGCGGATCGATTTCATCGTGCTCACGACCGGTGTCCCGATTCGGGTGGCCCGCAAGAACGGCTACAGCGTGGACGCCATGCTGGCGGGAATGCATCTGGCGATTCCACCCATGGTCGGACTCGACAGCGTATGGCTGGCCCGCTACCGCAACCCGTACTACAACGCCGACGGACCGTTCGCGAGCGACCGGTACGGCATCTATCTCGTGACGCGACTGGACTGCGGTCGCGTGGCGGATTGTCTGGCGCTGGTGGATCGCTCCATCGCTGCCCGCCCGGCGCCGGGTCCGTTCTACTTCGATGCGATGCCGCCGCGTCGTGGCACCGATGGCTACGCCACCATGAACCTGCTGTTGTATCGCGCGGCGTTTCGCCTGGGGCAGCGCGGGGTGGGTGTGCAGATCGACACCACGGCATCATTCGTCGCGCCCCCGGTTGCAGTCATGGGCTACGTGAGCTGGGGCAGCAACGATTCGCGCTTCGACAGCACGGCGTATCATGCCGTGCGCTTCCTGCCCGGTGCCCTGGCCGAGACCTTCGTGTCCACCAGCGCGCGCACGTTCGGCCAGGTCAAGGGTGGACAGAGCCGGATTGCCGATCTGATCGCGCAGGGCGTGACCGGTGTGAAAGGGTACGTGAGTGAGCCCTTCACGTTGGCGCTGGCGAATCCTGACATTCTGTTCGACCGTTATGTACGAGGCGCTACCTTGGCGGAGTCGTTCTATGCGGCATCGTACATGGTGCTCTGGAAGGATCTCGTGATTGGCGATCCGCTCTGCGCGCCGTATGCGATGTTTCAGGAGCCGTCCTTCGCGCCGTGAACCGCACGCTCCATCGCCTGCCTCTTCGCACGCCAGTATATGTCACGCTCGAACTATCCTCACACCATCGACAACGGGGCCGGCGAGCGGCTCACGTTTCTCCGGCGTGTGCCAGGGCCGGCGATGCGCACCGCTTCTGGAACGCCGGTGACGATGATCTGGTGTGTTCGGGCTACATCGAGCCGGCCGACAACATCGAGTACTTCCTGGGCGAGATCTTCGCGTCGTCGCGCCGCGGCGGCGGTCACATGCGCAGCGTCTTCGACGCGGCCTATCTCACGCGTCGCTACCGCAACGAGTTAACCCTGCTCGCGGTGTGCTGGGGCGAGATCGCTAACAGCGGGGGCGAGATCGCTAACAGCGGGAACACGGAGCAGACGGATTGCACCGATTACACCGATAAGCAAAAAGCTTGATTGAAAAGCGCTGTTGATCAATGTCTTTGCTTATCTGTGTAACCCGTGCGATCCGTTCGCTCCGTGTTCCCGCTGTTGCCGTTGCTTTTGCTGTTCCCGTTCGTATCGCTAAAACGCCGCCATGCGCGTGACTTTGATCGCCACGGACCGTTCGTTGCGTACATGCGTGAACGTGTTCTGCCGCTCGGTATACACGAGGAATAGATCGCTGAGCGGCGCATAGCGCCACGCCAGTCGCGCGTTGGTCACGAAGCTGCGCGACTGGGTGTTGTACTGCACGAACGTGCTGCCGAAGAGCGTGGTGGAGTACGCGTACTTGAGGCGCACACCAGCCAGATCGGCGGCAAAGGCACCGCTGGGCAAGGCCACGTCGTTGTGCTGATACGTGCCTTCGAAGCTGATGTCGTAGCGCGGGCGCCAGGTGAGTCCACCACTCAGCGTGGTGTTGGTGCCGTTGTAGAAGTCGCCCACCTGAACGCTCGCGTTGCCGTACACCGGAAAGCGCTGTGTGGAGGTGTAGGTGGCCTTCGCGTTGCGGAAGTTGTAGCGGCCGATCGGAATCGACCGTCCCGGAAAGGGCGTGAAGGTGCGATCGAGTCGATCGAACCAGTCGTTCACTTCGAGCTTGAGTTCACCATCGGGCTGGAAAAAGACACCCAGTGCCGCCGTGAGCTGATGCGATTGCGCGTCGCCGTCGAGGTCGGTGTACAGGTCCGCCTCAACGTACGGATTGAGTTCCTGAATGCCCTTGAGCTTCGGTCGCGCGTGGATGCCCGTCGTGGCGTACATCTGCTGAAACCCGCGGCGGTTCACGAAGCCGATGCCGGGGTCGA containing:
- a CDS encoding TIGR03790 family protein, producing MQFRTLVRLVGSLLLAACAAPAPRVAKRAPATGAERVLVVINTRSAASDSVGRYYAKRRGIDPSHIVRLALPLEDEIGDIAFQTALAAPVRAAIEALPVRIDFIVLTTGVPIRVARKNGYSVDAMLAGMHLAIPPMVGLDSVWLARYRNPYYNADGPFASDRYGIYLVTRLDCGRVADCLALVDRSIAARPAPGPFYFDAMPPRRGTDGYATMNLLLYRAAFRLGQRGVGVQIDTTASFVAPPVAVMGYVSWGSNDSRFDSTAYHAVRFLPGALAETFVSTSARTFGQVKGGQSRIADLIAQGVTGVKGYVSEPFTLALANPDILFDRYVRGATLAESFYAASYMVLWKDLVIGDPLCAPYAMFQEPSFAP